The Poseidonibacter lekithochrous region CATTCAAAAAAAATGAATTCATTAAATTCTTAAGAGTTAAAGAAGAGATTGCTTTTGAAGTTAGCGTTGCAGGTAACACTTACAAAGTTGTAGTTCAAGAATATCAAAAATGTCCATTAACTTCAGATTTATTACATGTTGATTTAATGGTTGTTCAAGCTGGTGTTATTGCATCTTATAAAGTTCCTGTTAATACTACAGGTCTTGCTAAAGGGATCAAAAATAAAGGTCTTCTAATGGTTCACACTAACAGAGTTCCAGTTAAATGTGCTTTCGAGAACTTACCTCAAAGCTTCACATTAGACGTTACTGAGTTAGATACTGGTGATAATATCTTAATTAGAGATTTAGATTTCCCAGCTGACGTTAAGTGTTTCTTAGATCCAAGAGTTCCAGTTGTTGGTATCATTAAAGCTAAGTAATTAGATTAATGCATTTAATAATTGGTCTTGGAAATATTGGTGATAAATACCAATTAACACGACACAATGTAGGGTTTTTAGTAATCGATGAGATTACTAAAAATCTTACTACTGCAAATATAAACAAATCAAACTTTCAATCTACACTTTTAAAATCAGGTTATAACCTTTTTTCAAAACCAACTACTTATATGAATAATTCTGGTATTGCAGGTCATGCAATTAAAGAATATTATAAAATAGACTTAGAAGATATTATTGTTATACATGATGATTTAGATTTACCTTTTGGAACTGTAAAGTTCAAAATTGGTGGTGGTCATGGTGGTCATAATGGACTTAGATCTTTAGATGCTCATATTGGTAAAGAGTATATTAGAGTTAGAATTGGAATTGGTAAACCACAAGAAAAAGGTGATGTTGCAAATTATGTATTAAGCAACTTTTCAAAAGAAGAATTAAATAAACTACAAGATATAATAACTCATACTATTAAAGCCATAGATGCACTAAAAAAGGGTGCAGATATAGTCGAAGTAAAATCAAAATTTACATTGAAATAAAATGAGCATATTAACTAAATACATATTAAGAAAATACCTACTAAATTTTATCATTGTTCTTGTATCGTTGGAGTTATTTTTTGTTGGAATTGATTTTCTACAAAATTTCAAAAAACTTCCAGATTCTGCCAATCTACAACTATTATATTTATTATATAATTCATTTTTTACACTAACATTGGCTCTACCTTTATCTATTGTATTTGGATGGATAATTACTTTAGTAATATTTACTCGTAATAATGAACTTGTTGCTTTCCATGCTGTTGGAAGTACTAGTAATAAGATATATGCACCTGTTGTAAAGATTTCATTATTCCTAATTACACTATTAATTGCACTGCAAGCTACACCATTGGCTTATTCTTATGAACAAAAAAGAAAAATTGCAAATGGCGAGTATTTTATTAATACAAAAACAGATATTTTTTTAAAATATAATGATAATTATGTATATTTTGAAAAACTATTGCCTTTGGAAAAAAAGGCTGAAAATATCCACATTTATAAAATTAAAGGTGATGATATTATTCAAACTATTATTGCTAGAAATGCATACTTCCAAAAAGATAAATGGTATGTTGTAGATGCAAAAATAATAAATAAACCACAAGAATTAGACTTTGAAAACTCTAAATTAGATATTAGATATGAAAAGTTTTTACATACCTTAGAGGGCTTTAAACCGAAGATTCTAGACAATGTTTACGAATCGAAATCAAACTTCTCTATAATAGATGCAACATCAGCATTAATACTTTTATCAAATCAAGGTATTAATACTGATAAAATCAGAGGAATTTTATATAACCAAGTTTTCGTACCATTTTTTGTAATACCAGTACTTTTATTGGTATTTGCCTATTCATCATTAAATAGTAGGTTTTTTAATATTGGTAAATTTACTTCTTTTTCAATCTTTGGTACATTAATAGTATGGGGAATCTTCTTTATATTATTTAAATTTACTAGTGGTGGAGTAATTATTCCAGAATTTTCAATCCTATTACCAATGGTATTATGGGTACTTGGTGCATTGCTATTTTATAGAAAAAAAATGAACTCTTAAAAGGTAGATTTATGAAGTCACATATCAAAGCATATGGTGTAGTTCCTTATTTAGTTGAGAAAAATGATATAAAGATTTTATTATGTAAATCTGTAATGAGTAGGGAAAACTGGGGTTGTTTAAAAGGTCTTAGAATTAAAGACGAAACAGCTTTTGAATGTGCTAAAAGAGAGTTTTTTGAAGAGAGTTCAATAGATGTTGAAATAGCTTTATTTGAAGACTACTTTGAACAAATTAATTTAGAAAAAGATATTGGTATTTGGTTAGTGAATTCTGCTAATCTTGAAAACTTAGATGAAATGTTTACTGAGTATAAATTGAAAAGCAATCATTTATCATGGGAAAACTCTAAAGTGAAATATTTCTCTTTAGATGACTTGCCTCCTATTAAGAAGAAGCAAGTAACTTTAATAAAAGAGATTAAGGATTTTTTGAAAAGTAAGAATCTACACCATTAGCAATTCCATTTGCTAATAATTTCTGGTATTTAGTACTATAAAGCCTTTTACTCTCAGTTGGATGTGAAATATATCCTAACTCTATTAGAATAGAAGGCATTTGAGCACCTACAAGGACCCAAAATGGTCCTTCTCTTACTCCTGAGTCTTTTACTCCTCTAAAGCTCTTTTTAACTGATTGTAGCATTCCAGCTTGTGTATCAATAGCAAGTTTATGAGAGGCTGTAATTCTAGGTCTATTTAGTGATTCTAAAAATACTTTTTTAGTTGAATTACTCATTTTTCTAATATCAGTTCTATTCTCTTTTGCTGCAACTCTTTTAGCTCTTTCACTTCTTGCTGGGCTTAAGAAAAATGTTTCAATTCCTTGAATTCTATGAGCTTTACTTTTAGGAACTGAGTTTGCATGGACAGAAATAAATATATCAGCATTCTTTTTATTAGCTAAAATAGTTCTATTATTAACTTTAATAAATCTATCTTTATGTCTTGTAAGAAAAACTTTATGACCTCTTTGTTTTAAAATACTATATAGATATTTTGCTACTTTTAAAGTAACAACTTTTTCATATCTTTTATTAGGTCCTACTGCTCCTACATCTTTTGCCCCATGTCCTGCATCTATAACTATAGTTTTACTTGTGAAGTTTGCATAAGGCAGAGCAGGCGTAATGCTTGTTTGATTTGTATTTTTTAAATTAAGAATTTTGATTACCAATTCTCTTTTTTTCAAAGTATAAATAACTCTATAGTCTTTTTTATCACTTACTCTAATTCTAAGAGTTGAGTTATTCTTTTGACCAATAGAAATTTTCTCTAAACCATCTATTTTTAACTTTATTGGTTTAGCGTATTTGAACTTACCTTTTATATCAAAAATGTCTTGATATCTATTATTTGATTTATATGCAGTGTATTTTAAATCTCTATTTGAAAAGTTTTTATTAAATTGAACAACAATAGTGTTGTTTTTTGTAAACACTGTTTTGATTGAGTTTTTTCTATCAATATAAATATTTTTAAAAGTATCGCTTTTTTTAACAAAAACAGATTCATTTTTTGTTTTACTTATTATTTTTGTTTTTTTAGTAGTTTTTTTTAAATCATCAATAGAAATTACAACTTGTTTGTTATTTACCGAGAATGATGTTTTAAGATTTTTCTTATTTGCTATTACTACTCTTAATGTATCTGATTTAAATTGTCCTACAACAATTTTTTCTACACCTTTGATTTTTAATTTAGTACCTCTTACATGTGAATAAGCACCTTTTAAATCATATACATCTTTGTGTTGTGGTTTTTGTTTTAATTCAAAGAAACGAACTATATCTTTGGAAATATTATGTGTATAATTTATTACTATAGTATTTTCAAAAGTATAAATTGATTGAATTGCATTAAACTTGTAATTAGTTTTTTTATTGTCAGTTTTTTTTACAAGAGTATTTTGTTCAATTTTTATAGGAGCAATTTTTTTACCTAGAGTTTTATTTTGCCTCTCTATTAAAATTTCTAATTTCTTTTTATCTGGAGTTGTGTTTTTGTTTAGTTTTTCACCTAGAACTATTAGTTTTTTAAGTTCTTTGATTTTTGTTTCATGATCTTTTTTTAGTACTGCTTTAAGATAATTCATTCGTGAAGAATGATACTCATCTTTCAAATTCTCTTGTGCTAATGCAGAAAAAGAGAAAATGAATGATAAGGAAATAAGAATAAAAAATTTTTTAAAAATTTTTATTCTCCTTGAGTAAGTTTTTCAATTAATTCTTTAACTGAAATAATCTTATCAATTTTATAACCATTTGCACCTGTGAAGAACAGACCTGTATCTTCATCACCGTTATATGCAGCACCAAGTCTATCAGCAATACAATAACCAACAGCTTTAGCTTCAACACCTCTATTACAAGGAGCTACACAGTTTGAAATACACTGTACTTTTGGTGCTGTATTATTTTCCATAGAGAATTGTAAATTAGTTCTAACAGATCTTGCTGGTAATCCAACAGGAGATTTTCCTAATTTAATATCATCTTCTTTTGCATTTAATAATACATTTTTTAAGTTTGCGTGAGCATCACACTCGTAAGTACCAATAAATCTAGTTGCCATTTGTACCCCAGTACAACCTTTAGCTTGGAACTTTTCAATATCTTTTTTGTCCCATACTCCACCAGCAGCAATAATAGGAATATCTTCTCCCCAGTTTTTTGCTTCTTCAATTACAGGTTCAACTATATTTTCTAATTGGAATTCTTCTTTGAAACAATCTTCATATTTGAAACCTTGATGACCACCACTTAATGGACCTTCAACGATAATTGCATCTGGAACTCTATTATATTTTTTCCATTTTTTACAAATTAGTTTTAATGCTCTTGCACTTGAAACGATTGGAACTAATGCTACATCTGGAAAGTCTTGTGTAAATTCTGGCATATTTGTAGGAAGTCCAGCTCCCGTGATAATAATATTAATACCAGCTTCACAAGCATCTTTTACCATTCTTCCATAATCATTACATGCATATAAAATATTACAAGCTAATGGAGCATCTCCACAAATTTTTCTTGCATTTGCTACAATTTCAAAAAATGATTCTCTTGAATAAAAGTTCATTGCATCTTTTGGTTTATCTTTTCTCATTACTACTTGAACATTTTCACTCATGTTTCTGTAGTAACCAGTACCAACTGATGAAATTACACCTAATGCACCTTCTTTACTTACGTTTCCAGCTAATTGATCCCAACTTATTCCAACACCCATTCCACCTTGGATGATTGGGTGTTTAATCTCATATTTACCTATTCTCAAAATTAGCCCTTTATTTTATTAATATCTTAGCGAAATTCTTTTTACCTTTTTGTAAAATATACTCGCCTTGCTCTAAATTTAGCTTATCATCTGTTACTTTTTCTTGATTAAGTTTAACAGCACCTGCTTTTATGTCTCTTCTTGCTTGTGATGTAGAATTTACAAGTTTTGAATCAACTAATGCTGCACCAATCCAAGTTCCTGCTTCAAAAGTATATTCATCCATTTCTGTTGGAACATCTTTTTTTGCAAATACTTTTTTGAATTCAGCTTTTGATTCTTCACCTTTTCCCTCACCGTGGAATCTATCAACAATTTCAATTGCTAATGAATCTTTTACATCTTTAGGATGTAGAGTTTTATTCTCAACACCAGCTTTTAATTCTTCAATTTCATTTAATGATTTTGTAGATAATAATTCGTAGTATCTCCACATTAATTCATCTGAAACCGATAATACTTTTCCAAACATATCAAATGCTTCATCTGTAACACCAATATAATTACCTAATGATTTAGACATTTTTTGAATACCATCTAAACCTTCTAAAATAGGCATCATTAATACTGCTTGTTGTTTTCCACAGTTATATGCTTTTTGTAGTGTTCTTCCCATAAGTAAGTTAAACTTCTGATCTGTTCCACCTAATTCTATATCAGTTTTCATTGCAACTGA contains the following coding sequences:
- a CDS encoding 50S ribosomal protein L25/general stress protein Ctc; protein product: MLEGIVRDSMTKQATKTLRRDGFLIANIYGKGLENVSAAFKKNEFIKFLRVKEEIAFEVSVAGNTYKVVVQEYQKCPLTSDLLHVDLMVVQAGVIASYKVPVNTTGLAKGIKNKGLLMVHTNRVPVKCAFENLPQSFTLDVTELDTGDNILIRDLDFPADVKCFLDPRVPVVGIIKAK
- the pth gene encoding aminoacyl-tRNA hydrolase; this encodes MHLIIGLGNIGDKYQLTRHNVGFLVIDEITKNLTTANINKSNFQSTLLKSGYNLFSKPTTYMNNSGIAGHAIKEYYKIDLEDIIVIHDDLDLPFGTVKFKIGGGHGGHNGLRSLDAHIGKEYIRVRIGIGKPQEKGDVANYVLSNFSKEELNKLQDIITHTIKAIDALKKGADIVEVKSKFTLK
- a CDS encoding LptF/LptG family permease, producing MSILTKYILRKYLLNFIIVLVSLELFFVGIDFLQNFKKLPDSANLQLLYLLYNSFFTLTLALPLSIVFGWIITLVIFTRNNELVAFHAVGSTSNKIYAPVVKISLFLITLLIALQATPLAYSYEQKRKIANGEYFINTKTDIFLKYNDNYVYFEKLLPLEKKAENIHIYKIKGDDIIQTIIARNAYFQKDKWYVVDAKIINKPQELDFENSKLDIRYEKFLHTLEGFKPKILDNVYESKSNFSIIDATSALILLSNQGINTDKIRGILYNQVFVPFFVIPVLLLVFAYSSLNSRFFNIGKFTSFSIFGTLIVWGIFFILFKFTSGGVIIPEFSILLPMVLWVLGALLFYRKKMNS
- a CDS encoding NUDIX domain-containing protein, giving the protein MKSHIKAYGVVPYLVEKNDIKILLCKSVMSRENWGCLKGLRIKDETAFECAKREFFEESSIDVEIALFEDYFEQINLEKDIGIWLVNSANLENLDEMFTEYKLKSNHLSWENSKVKYFSLDDLPPIKKKQVTLIKEIKDFLKSKNLHH
- a CDS encoding N-acetylmuramoyl-L-alanine amidase family protein, with product MNYLKAVLKKDHETKIKELKKLIVLGEKLNKNTTPDKKKLEILIERQNKTLGKKIAPIKIEQNTLVKKTDNKKTNYKFNAIQSIYTFENTIVINYTHNISKDIVRFFELKQKPQHKDVYDLKGAYSHVRGTKLKIKGVEKIVVGQFKSDTLRVVIANKKNLKTSFSVNNKQVVISIDDLKKTTKKTKIISKTKNESVFVKKSDTFKNIYIDRKNSIKTVFTKNNTIVVQFNKNFSNRDLKYTAYKSNNRYQDIFDIKGKFKYAKPIKLKIDGLEKISIGQKNNSTLRIRVSDKKDYRVIYTLKKRELVIKILNLKNTNQTSITPALPYANFTSKTIVIDAGHGAKDVGAVGPNKRYEKVVTLKVAKYLYSILKQRGHKVFLTRHKDRFIKVNNRTILANKKNADIFISVHANSVPKSKAHRIQGIETFFLSPARSERAKRVAAKENRTDIRKMSNSTKKVFLESLNRPRITASHKLAIDTQAGMLQSVKKSFRGVKDSGVREGPFWVLVGAQMPSILIELGYISHPTESKRLYSTKYQKLLANGIANGVDSYFSKNP
- a CDS encoding nitronate monooxygenase, giving the protein MRIGKYEIKHPIIQGGMGVGISWDQLAGNVSKEGALGVISSVGTGYYRNMSENVQVVMRKDKPKDAMNFYSRESFFEIVANARKICGDAPLACNILYACNDYGRMVKDACEAGINIIITGAGLPTNMPEFTQDFPDVALVPIVSSARALKLICKKWKKYNRVPDAIIVEGPLSGGHQGFKYEDCFKEEFQLENIVEPVIEEAKNWGEDIPIIAAGGVWDKKDIEKFQAKGCTGVQMATRFIGTYECDAHANLKNVLLNAKEDDIKLGKSPVGLPARSVRTNLQFSMENNTAPKVQCISNCVAPCNRGVEAKAVGYCIADRLGAAYNGDEDTGLFFTGANGYKIDKIISVKELIEKLTQGE
- the tyrS gene encoding tyrosine--tRNA ligase, whose product is MEKKVQEALNEIQRGTSEIIDIEAIEKLITRYYETGENFYVKAGFDPTAPDLHLGHTVLIQKLATFQRFGGIVQFLIGDFTATIGDPTGKSETRKVLSEQDVLDNAQSYKEQVFKILDPAKTEVMFNSKWLKELGTGGLIALASNLTVARMLERDDFSKRYSTNTPIAVSEFTYPLLQGYDSVAMKTDIELGGTDQKFNLLMGRTLQKAYNCGKQQAVLMMPILEGLDGIQKMSKSLGNYIGVTDEAFDMFGKVLSVSDELMWRYYELLSTKSLNEIEELKAGVENKTLHPKDVKDSLAIEIVDRFHGEGKGEESKAEFKKVFAKKDVPTEMDEYTFEAGTWIGAALVDSKLVNSTSQARRDIKAGAVKLNQEKVTDDKLNLEQGEYILQKGKKNFAKILIK